The segment CTTGTGTGGCGGTACTGGAGTTTTAATGCAGGGCTTAGTGTTTGGTAGGCAAAGGCTCTACTACTtttaagtcacacctccagccctttttgctttccctatttttcaaatagaattctCATGTTTATGGCCAGGCTGGCCTAGTTCATAAATCCCCCCATTTATGCTTCCATCTCAGCTGGGATGACAAATGAGTACCCTGTGCTCAATTTTTTTGTTGGACTGTTGTGAACTTTTTGCTTAGGATGgtcttgaactataatcctccagctcgctgcttcccaagtagctgaaaggttcgagccacagtgccctgcCTAGAGAGCAATCAAGGTGACTTCTGTGGTGGAACTGCGTTTAGAAACGATTAAAAATCTTGTCCAAGGACATATAGCTGGTCAGCAACACAGGTTAATTCAAATTTATGACTCAACTTCAAAGAATTCACTTTTTCAAATTCTATGTATTATGTTTACATCAATTTAGGAAaacacataaatttttttttaaactttttcatcatcatcatagaACATTTTTAAGGAAGGTGTAGGATGgcatgttttggggttttttttttttttttttggcttttgttttgtaaAATCTACAGACCCTGTTGTTATTTGTAGTTTAAATAGGGGCCATTATCCAAACCCAACCAAAGTATTTTTGTGCcaattttgaggcttgaactcaagcctgggcactgtccctgatttttctgctttttttggtcaagactagccacagctctacttccagctttttgtggttaattataactaagagtctcacactttcccgCTCAGGCTgattcaagctgtgatcctcagatctgtctcctgagtagctaggattataggcttgagccactggcacctggccccacCAAGGTATTTAGTCTTAAAACATACCTTGTTTTCTGAATCATGTGTGTTGGTATGGGTCCTAATATCCGTTCCATCATTGCCAGATGTTCTTTACTATCATGAGtctaaaaaaatacagaagaaagaaaTTCAGTACTCTCCATCTTTAAAGTGAACATAAGAAGAATATTATGTTGTGAACTCATCTAGAAAGCTACACAATTCTTCAAAGATGAACTGAGTGAGCTGTGTTGTCTAGTCTTTGAGATGGATTAGTGAGGTCTGAGCAGCATCAATACAATTCAATGGCAAACTGAACAGCTGCCCTCGTTTTTATTTCTTGCACTGTTTAAGGATGACCTGGGAAGTCcatttatttacaattaacaATACTAGATAGTAAAAAGTCTCAGAAATTCTCACAAGACGTTAAAATACTAGCTCCAAGTCAGGGTTCATAAGTGAGGAAAGTTGAACAGTAAACTCCAAAGCTCATATTCTAATAACTACACAGTAACACACACTGGCTAGAGTAGAAGACGAGAAGCTTACTAAGTATGGCTAAGAATGCCACACTTCTAGAGTAGAGCTGGCAAACATCCTCTAAATGGCCAAAGCACTTTAAGCAGAGAGGTTCAAATGATATCTATcccatttcttaaaaaaacaaaaacagaacaggcATCAGGCATATTTGTGGAAGCCATCAGGCATGACGTGTGTCAACCCttgtccagagagagagagagaaattatgaatagtacttttgtatttattttttgccagtcctggggcttgaactcagggcccaggcacgcTATATCAGGCTATTATTACCACTTAAGCGGCAGCACcacttttcagctttttctgtttatgtgataccgaggatcccaacccagggcttcatgcatgctaaggcaagcactctaccaataagccacatttccCTGCCCCTGCTTCATAAATCTATCAACTACAATGCCTAGTATACTAACTTTAAAACATTATTAATGATGCCTCACTAGCTTcaccatttttgcttttgttttgagacaggagctCACTATGTAGGCCATccacttgtgatccttctgcctcaacctctcaaatgctggaattacaggcatacatACCACACCTGGCTAGCTTTACATTTTCTTAAAGTTTCTTAAGTCtaccattttttgttttatagtacAGAATTAAAATCCTACCCTTAAACTGCTGTCACTTCAAGTCAACACTATATATCAGGCTGGGATCTCCACAACCCTCTCTCAAACAAAGCTGAACCCTGGGGCACCTCTATCAAAACCTCAATTCTCTTTTTTCAATGGGTACACGATCTAAGGCTTTCAGAAGACTTTTCAAACTAAGTGAAACTAGGGGGCGGGGGAGTGGAACGGGGCTGgctactttttgttttgccaaataagacttttattttaaaaagtcagtacCATCAACTAGTATCTTTCCCTAAATGGACCACTGTAGTATTTACAAAGCAATGACAATCTCTAAAGTCTAGAATGGCAACTCTACAAAATAATTTCTGGCCAGTCTGTATTTTGAAAGCACTAACTTTGAGGATAAAACAAATAACTTTCAGAGGCACACAAGTTACATGGCTGCCAATGTTCTCACAATTGCCACACTTCCCTGACTAGATCCTGTCTCTCTGCTCTTCTACATTTCTACTATTCCTTCTTCCTGATACACCTAAGAGGACACTCCAGTTTTATGATGGCATGTATAGAAATTCCCTTTGGACTTCAGTGATTTCTTCTCTAAGGAAACTTAATTACCTACCTCCTCTGGGTTCCCCCTAACATTTGCTACATTGTTTCCTTACAACCAACACATTACATTGTAACCATTTTCAAGCCTTTTTCAAGACTTCCTGGAGTGCAGaggtattattttcatttatatgcaCTTCAACCTAGAAACTACTAACATCACAGATATTGAACTATAAAGAGTAAATATACTGTTGCTTCTGAAgtcttctacaaaaaaaaaaaatcaatgctgaGTTAAAAACCAGCCACTACTGATTTATGAAGCTCTATAATAAAGATGGGGATATTCATGAACCACCATGTGTGCAAAATGAGCTGTGACTACTTATTAACCGTAAATTTCACTTAACTGTGGTTCTAGAGAGGGATGACCATTTGGCATATGTGTACATTTTAACCTCAAGCATGGGATGGACTCTGAAACATGAATATgcctttaaacatttaaaattcattACAAATTATTTCATGAAATGGCCTAGATACTTGCCTGAAAGACCGTGAACCCAAGGTAATATTCAATAAGAATGCAACCAATGCTCCAAACATCACAAGGCTGAGACCAACCTAAAGCTGTTgacaacaaatataaataaacacattaaTAATTATGCTACAATTCTTAATTGCTAACATACGAAACCTTGCTTGTAAGGTACACTCTACATTGTCTCATTTGGAGAATGACAGCAAACTCAGGGTTTACACTTTTTTTAGGGGAGGGGGAGCTGgccatggggcttcaactccacttctggttttctggtggttaagtctcagacttttctgcacaggctagcttcaaaccacaatcctcagatctcaccttcctgagtagctaagattataggcatgagataccaaAGCCTGACTAGGGTTTACACTGTTTACAACTGTTCAGCAAGACCTTATAATCCACATGCTCTTATCAAAATACAGCATTTTTAACTTGAAGTGAGATActttatataaaaagtaaaaggatGACAAACATTTTCCAGGTATATTCTCTGAACTGCTGTTGTGGTGGGGAGCACCACAACTAAAATCTGTATCCATTCATGACTGGCTTATGGCTACTTACATTTTACTAGCACAAATATAGGTTTATAATTATCCTCAGAATGTAATAACTTAAGTCTTTATCAATTATCACCATCTTACTGTGTAGATTTTATTTCTgccattaaaagaaacaaaaactagaaTAGGTACCAACAGTTTGACCTCTAAGcaaaatttatcattttttaatgaaacactTCATGAATCGGCATGTCATCCTTGTGCAgaggccatgctaatcttctcttaATCGTTCTGATTTTACTGTTGCCAAAGCGAGCGCTCTAAGCAAAATTTAAGAGACAAAATTTAAGTTCACAGAGTGGGAGCCACAATGTACTTCAGGCTCTTTATACACATGATCCTTTGCAATTTATTCTTCAGAATTCTAAGGCCGGGTGTGGTGATGGAGGCTTGTACTCCCAGCACTCAGGATGCAGAAGCTACCTAGTGAATTCCAGGACAATctagactacatagcaagatcccatctcaaaaacaaacaaacaaaaaacatgtaacatacaaacaaaaatgaaaaaaaaaaaagctccaatgGCAATACTTTTCAGGGAAGAATAAAACACCTGATGTTATTCTTAAGCCTATACTCAACTGGAAAAGGATAAACTGTTTTTAAAGAgttaagctaggtgccagtggctcatgcctataatcctagctactcagtaaactgagacctaaggattatggttcaaagctagcccaggcaggaaagtctgtgagactcttatctccaactaatcaccagaaaaccagaagtagcgctgtggttcaaagtggtagagtgaaaaagctcaaggacagcccacaggccccaagttcaagccccacaaccaatgttttttaaaaaaggaattaaacacttggaagtagagctgtgactctaaTGTTACAGCACTCACtatccttgtaaaaaaaaaaaaaaagtgcagggacaaagtccaggcccagagttcaaacctcaagaccgGAATAAATAATGAACAGTAAAATAATAAAGGGATTTACTTGTAAAGACATTTCAATGATTTTCAGTAATACTgctgaagttaaaaataaagtcattatGTTCAATTCAAAATGGCCTCCAAGCCCCAATCCttactctgcctcccaagtgctgagattacagacatgtgccccTCCGACACACTTCATAATATTTTTTCACATCTATGACACCCCTCATGTGAACACAGTGGTTACCAATGGAGTACAGCTTCTAGAGTTAACAGAAGAGCTTTGGTTCAGACAAATGTCCTTCCTTAACTTCTCATCAACCATTCCAGCTTTCCCCCAGGTGGCTGAAACCTCAGTAGCATATTATTCTCCCCCAAGTGAAAACCACCTCTAATATCTAGAATTCCACATCCATCTTTCCTGCACCGTACCTGCTTAATCCTAACATCCAAGGCAACTGGCTGCCCTGTACTATAGCACCTGGTTCTTTCGTCTACTTCTATCTTCACCCTCAGGAAGGCTCTGTAAAAACAGAGCCTACTTCTAATCTCATCTCCAGATCCCTTTTCCGCAAGGCTAATGATTCTAATTTTAGATTTATACCAATGCTCCCTTGCTTGGTAACATTTAGAACTTTTAGTAACACCTGATCTGAAATACTACCACTGTCTTTGACAAATTCTTCTTTAACTCTTGGCCTTATATATATCTATGCTATGTCTAGAGTTGGCCGCCCTTAGCACTTTACCAGAACCATGCTTTAATGACAGCATGAAAACAGTTACCTACTTCAAAACCACGTAACTATGATGTACTTGCCATGACCCCGTCCCTACTCCAACAAAATCTCTTTTATCACAGTACAAGTCAGTCTGATGTTTACTGACCCAAAATGACCTCTGGAGCTCTGTAGTGCCGTGTGGATACCAAAGTACTATGGTGTTCATCATCATATGTCGCACTTCCAAAGTCCACAACCTTGATATCTGTGTTCTTCAGTGTTCGCTCATCACGTTTCTAGAGACAAATAAAATGAAGCTCAATAAggacagaaaatattttatatcaccACTCAAAAGACTTGTACACGaattatctttccttcttttgttttagtGCTAGGGATGGAAACCAGGTCCTAACAGATTCAAGGCAAACAGTCCACTGAGCTATACTTACAGCCCAAGGATTATCACTTTGTCTAAATTCATGACAAAGACCAGAAGGGTACCTGTGCTCTACCATTCAACTACCACCCTAGTCCTACTCCAGTTTTGGTTACACAACAGGACATAATGAGACTCAGAAGTAAACTTCATCACTCAAAGATCACTAAGTTAAAGACAACCACCCAAATTGAAAGTCCTTAACTTACCATTTTAGAATTATATTTGACTACATAGTCAGATTTCACAAATAGTATATTTTCAGGTTTCAGATCTGTATGGGTTAATTTATTATGATGTAAAACtacaaagagaacaaaaagacaTCATTAGTTTTGCTTAGAAACGTACTGGTATTatagggaggagagagagcagtGAACATGGTGATCAAAGGAGTTTCATCTTTACCTGTAAAGTAACAAGTTTTAATATACTGCTCatgtaataaaaacattttctggTGTTTGAAAGTGTATCAAGTATACTTACAATTAATTGATTGGCAGATCTGATAGGCCATCTGCCTGATGTGATCAATTTGAAAGGGCAGAAAGCTGTTTTCTTTAATGAAATCATAGGTACTAAGTCCCAGCAGTTCAAACACAATACAAACATGACCATGATGATCAAACCATTCTAGCATCTGGACACATCGGCTAGAATAGAGCAAAATGATACTTCAGttcaaagaattttttattttgtaataagaTGGTTCTTGGTTCAAATTtatacttacaagacactattAGGATCAGTACTATTTAAATGTTCCAATACTTGGATTTCTGAACGTGCTGCTTCACGATAACGGCCTACATTTTTTACAATTTTCACTGCTACATGTAAGCCATCCCTTAAAAGCAAGATGAACAATAGGTTAAAATCATGTATCTTCTAAAGCacagttatttttctattttgaaacGGGTCTTACTAACcatagctggccttgaactcactacgTAAGCCAAAATGGACCTCAAGTTGCTTCTGCCTCCTAAATACTGAGATGACAGacctgcaccaccatgcccaggtaAAACACAGCTTGTAGCTGCCAATTTTtctatgctgttttttttttgccagccagtgctggggcttgaactcagggcctcaccactatcggtggcttctttttgctcaaagctaactaacactctaccacttgagccacagcgctacttctggctttttttttctatgtatgtggatcTGAAGaataaatgggctgggaatatggcctagtggcaagagcgcttgccttgtatacatgaagccctgggtttgattccccagcaccacatatatagaaaacagccagaagtggctctatggctcaagtggcagagtattagccttgagcaaaaagtcagggacagtgctcaggccctgagtctgaggcccaggactggcaaaaaaaaaaacaaaacaaaaaccgaacccagggcttcatgtatatgaggcaaacaataccataaggccatattcccagcccatttatgCTGTTTTTCTAAAATCAGTTTTCAGAGCATATTACATACTACATTCCATCTAATATCTTCtcaaaacattctgagaaaatataatttatgtgAAGAACCAATTTCCTTAATATTTACAAATTTGAATATTCCTAAAATTTTACACTCAAACTTCCAACAATGAAATTAAAACtgtgaaatataagataaacatGTTTCTGTAGCTGGGGATTATACATGTGTTTGCCACAACGCCTGGTATATAAGTATTTTGGATAACAATCTCCCTCTGATGTACAGCACACGTCAAAAGGATTGCTATAAAACAGAAGCTGAGCccggtgttggtagctcacacctacaatcctagctactcaggaggctgagatctgaggaatgagcttcaaagccagctggagcaggaaaatccatgactcatctctaattaatcacagtaAAAACccgaagtgacactgtggctcaagtggcacagcactagcctcaagcattTATGCTCCTTTAGAAGCCCAGAGTTtgaaccctaggaccagcaaaaaaacaaaacaaaaaacacagaagcCGAAGATGCAGCTTGGTGGAGTACGTATTTAATATATGCAAAAATGGTGTTAAATCCCCAGTACAaccaagaaaaaatttttttaattaaaaattacttggggggctgggcactggtggctcatgtctgtcatcctagctactcaggaggatgggatGTGGGAATCACGGTTCAAgtgcagccccaggcaggaaagttcgtgagactcttggCTCCTAAAACcccaaaggcaaaaaaaataagttctCCAGATTCCATCTAAACCAACAGCTGAGTGCACCTCAGCTGTTATCCCTGCTGGGGAAATACAATGGTATTTCTAGTAACACAGGAAATCACAGGAGGATTCTACCCCTAGatataaagtgagaccctatcttaaaaataaccaatgcagggctgggaatatggcctagtggcaagagtgcttgcctcatatacatgaagccctgagttccattccccagcaccacatgtatagaaaatggccagaagtggcactgtggctcaagtggcagagtgctagccttgagcaaaaagaagccagggacagtgctcaggccctgagtccaaggcccaggactggcaaaaaaataaaaaataaaaatgcaaaaagggGTTAGAAGCATGGCAACACacagctcaagtagcagagtacctgcctatcaAATGCaaagccctagttcaaaccctagttacCACAACTTGCCCTGGCAAGTTCAATCCCGagtaccacaaaaacaagctGGAACAAAATTCCTACAATCCATATATTTAGTTATATAGCCAAAAAGTTGTCTTGGTGTTTCTAtcataaaaaaatatgaaaatgggAACAGACATTGCTATATATCCATTGAGATATTTATCTATGGTTATCTGTACAAAGCCCAACTAATCTCAGGAAGATACTTCAAAAAACTTTTCagagttgggtgctagtggctcatgtctgtaatgcccTAGCTACTTAAGGAGATGGAGACCCAGAGGATCACTGCTCAAGCAAAGCCTGAGCAGAACAAAACAACTCTCCTTTTATTAATAGAATACTGTTCATTAGAATACTTTTGTTAATAAATATTAAGTGACTAAAAtctctgggctaggaatgtggcttagtggtagagtgcttgcctagcacgaatgaagctctgagttcacttcctcagtatcacataaacagaaaaagctggaagtggtgttgtggcaaaaggagctcagggatagtgctcaggccctgagttcaagccccaagactggcaaaaaaataaaatctcaaaactTTAGAAGTACATTAGTATGACAACTGGTAAAACTTCAATGAGAActgtatattaaaattttaaaatatgtacatatataaaagcaaatataGTCAAATGGAGCTCTCCTTCTTTATAACTTCTTTATAAGTTTAAACACATTTCAAAGCATTATTATAAAATTCAATTCATTTCACATTTTTGTGAGTAATACTATATAAAgatgctttattttaaaattcttgctTTTAATTAGCTGGAAATCATAGCCATTTGGATCATCTTAATTTATGTATTTAAGCGAAGTGCAGTTTCACTAAATTCTTTCAAGAGGTTACTTACAAGAAAGTGGGCAAAGGTGGAATACCTGGAGGAAATTGGTAAAATGAGGCAGCAGGGAAGTCACAAACTGATTAGTGTGCCTCATTTCAATAATTTGGATTTGAATGCCCAGTGCTCTTTTAAAGGAGGAAACTGTTCTTTTTCCCTGGCTTCAGCTGctaagattttcttcttttgctctgtGTGACTTCTTCTGGACATCTAGGGTCAAGATGCTAGGCAATATTCTACCATTCAGCTGCGTTCCCAGCCCTTCTGAATTAAATGTTTTGAATAACTCTAGTACCTTAGTTTTATATGACATCATACCTTACACATTTCAAATTACCAGTGATTAGCCCTAATTAGGAAAAAactgaattgtattctttaggccTAAATAATATAATTTACACAGTTTAACAGGTTAATctagatatattttattataacccCTAAATAACTGAATATCTTACAGAAGGCCAAGAGCCTAAATTATGAGACTCTTCACTTGAAAGAATTCAATTACTGAATGAACT is part of the Perognathus longimembris pacificus isolate PPM17 chromosome 25, ASM2315922v1, whole genome shotgun sequence genome and harbors:
- the Clk4 gene encoding dual specificity protein kinase CLK4 isoform X2, which codes for MCIPLEASHSVEEDTHPSHYLEARSLNERDYRDRRYVDEYRNDYCEGYVPRHYHRDIESTYRIHCSKSSVRSRRSSPKRKRNRHCSSHQSHSKSHRRKRSRSIEDDEEGHLICQSGDVLRARYEIVDTLGEGAFGKVVECIDHAMDGLHVAVKIVKNVGRYREAARSEIQVLEHLNSTDPNSVFRCVQMLEWFDHHGHVCIVFELLGLSTYDFIKENSFLPFQIDHIRQMAYQICQSINFLHHNKLTHTDLKPENILFVKSDYVVKYNSKMKRDERTLKNTDIKVVDFGSATYDDEHHSTLVSTRHYRAPEVILALGWSQPCDVWSIGCILIEYYLGFTVFQTHDSKEHLAMMERILGPIPTHMIQKTRKRKYFHHNQLDWDEHSSAGRYVRRRCKPLKEFMLSHDEEHEKLFDLVRKMLEYEPTKRITLDEALQHPFFDLLKKK
- the Clk4 gene encoding dual specificity protein kinase CLK4 isoform X3 gives rise to the protein MDGLHVAVKIVKNVGRYREAARSEIQVLEHLNSTDPNSVFRCVQMLEWFDHHGHVCIVFELLGLSTYDFIKENSFLPFQIDHIRQMAYQICQSINFLHHNKLTHTDLKPENILFVKSDYVVKYNSKMKRDERTLKNTDIKVVDFGSATYDDEHHSTLVSTRHYRAPEVILALGWSQPCDVWSIGCILIEYYLGFTVFQTHDSKEHLAMMERILGPIPTHMIQKTRKRKYFHHNQLDWDEHSSAGRYVRRRCKPLKEFMLSHDEEHEKLFDLVRKMLEYEPTKRITLDEALQHPFFDLLKKK